CTCCAACAATAATCCAAATTGTCCCGGGTAAATAACCCATCTGCGCCGCCAAAATCGGGCCTACTAAAGGACCTGCTCCTGCAATCGCTGCAAAGTGATGGCCAAATAAAACCCATTTATTTGTCGGAACATAATCCTTCCCATCGTTTAATGTATGAGCAGGTGTTTGCCTATTATTATCTAGTCCGAAAACTTTCCTCGCTATAAATCTACTATAAAAGCGATAAGCAATCGCATACACTGATACAGCAGCAACTAATAGCCATACAGCATTAATTGTTTCACCTTGAGATAAGGCTATTACACCAAAAGCAAATGCTCCTAATGCTGCAATAACTCCCCAAAGTAAAATTGACTTCAACGTTTTCACATACAATCCCCCCATTACTACTTCTTAGTGGAGATTGTACTAAATTTTCTGAATATTTAAGTTAAATCCTCCTTATCATGAAGGATTTCTAGTTTATCATGTTAAAATTCTCTCATTACTTGTCATAGTTCAATTTTATTTCGAAGTCGTTTTACATAATTACGACTTACTGGAATCGGTTGCTCATCGTACCCGTCTAAATACAAATTATACGTGCCATTATAATAAGGTTTAAGTTCTTGTACATATAACATATTAATTAAATAACTTTTATGTACACGTAAAAAATCGTATGTATTAAGCTTATTTTCTAATTCCTGAAGTGTATATGTTGAAATATAATGATTATTCGTTGTATAAATTGAAACTGTTTTATTTTCCTTATTTTTACTTACATATATAATATCTTCTGGAAAAATATATCTAATTCCCTCATGACCTTCTATCGGCAGTTTACGCAAATGGCTCTTTGCTTTCTCACTTTTTTCTTTCCCCATTTTATATAAAATGAATTGTAAATCTTCTTCACGAAATGGTTGCAATAAATAATAAAATGCTTGGAAACGAAAAGCTGTAATTGTCTCTTCTATATCCTCACCAATAAAAATAAATTTTGTATAACAATTCACTTCTCGTAACAAGCTCGAATATTCAAAACCAGTGCCGTCTACTAGTTGCGAATTTAAAAAAACAAAATCAGGTGTATGTTTTTTCATTATTAGCAAAGATTCTGTTCCGGTTCTCGCTTCAAAACATTCTACATTTCGAATGTTCT
This genomic interval from Bacillus cereus contains the following:
- a CDS encoding LytR/AlgR family response regulator transcription factor codes for the protein MKILLIMEETEERRKLVEYFTENIRNVECFEARTGTESLLIMKKHTPDFVFLNSQLVDGTGFEYSSLLREVNCYTKFIFIGEDIEETITAFRFQAFYYLLQPFREEDLQFILYKMGKEKSEKAKSHLRKLPIEGHEGIRYIFPEDIIYVSKNKENKTVSIYTTNNHYISTYTLQELENKLNTYDFLRVHKSYLINMLYVQELKPYYNGTYNLYLDGYDEQPIPVSRNYVKRLRNKIEL